A stretch of the Candidatus Microthrix subdominans genome encodes the following:
- a CDS encoding NTP transferase domain-containing protein — protein MSEPLDERDDRPLQCAILSGGLGTRLGELGRRQPKHLVDVLGRPFAHRQLEWLAAQGVGDVVECIGHLGDEIISSLGDGGRFGLSVTYSRDPDATDGSTRPGTGGALILAHRRGLLAPRFLVLYGDSWLRLDINELWRHAEAHADDYLPATMAVIDNRHGSEPSNATIDGPLVRYRKPRGEVGASAGATHIDYGISVLSSSLLDVDGPAQGDLAHMMETWSKAGRVAAHETTRPYDEVGTPEGVARLEAALLAPGRPG, from the coding sequence GTGAGCGAACCGCTGGACGAGCGAGATGACCGGCCGTTGCAGTGCGCAATCCTGTCGGGCGGCCTGGGCACACGGCTCGGTGAGCTCGGCCGCCGCCAACCCAAGCACCTGGTCGACGTGCTTGGACGGCCCTTCGCCCACCGCCAGCTGGAATGGCTGGCGGCGCAGGGGGTCGGCGACGTCGTCGAGTGCATCGGTCATCTGGGCGACGAGATCATCTCGTCGCTGGGCGACGGCGGGCGCTTCGGCCTGTCGGTCACCTACAGCCGCGATCCCGACGCAACCGACGGCTCTACCCGGCCCGGAACCGGCGGCGCCCTGATCCTGGCCCACCGTCGCGGGCTGCTCGCCCCCCGCTTTCTGGTGCTCTACGGCGACTCCTGGCTGCGCCTCGACATCAACGAGTTGTGGCGCCATGCCGAGGCTCACGCCGACGACTACCTGCCGGCCACGATGGCAGTGATCGACAATCGGCACGGCTCCGAACCATCCAACGCCACGATCGACGGCCCGCTGGTGCGCTACCGCAAACCACGGGGCGAGGTGGGTGCCAGTGCCGGCGCCACCCACATCGACTACGGGATCAGCGTCCTGTCGTCGTCGCTGCTCGACGTCGATGGGCCCGCCCAAGGCGACCTGGCCCACATGATGGAGACCTGGTCGAAGGCCGGCCGCGTCGCCGCCCACGAGACGACCCGGCCCTACGACGAGGTGGGCACGCCCGAAGGGGTCGCCCGCTTGGAGGCGGCGCTACTGGCACCCGGGCGTCCGGGCTGA